Part of the Spinacia oleracea cultivar Varoflay chromosome 5, BTI_SOV_V1, whole genome shotgun sequence genome, ATCATTGTGCTACGAAAAGATTATCACTTATAACTTATTCAAGAGGAGGGCAATGCAACTATTAGCCAATTTCACTGCATGTTTTTGAAATCAATGACATTAGAATTAAGAATCACTTCTGAAATTCAAGGATGGTGAAGAAGTAGTCAATGTGTACCGCCCTGAAATGTGGAAAACCTACAGAGATCCCAAGCTGTCGGTACTCTTCCTCCATCCTGTGCCTGCCTTTTGCCCCATAAATTGTCATCACGAAGATGTCTCCTGAAAGTAGGGCTCTTGTTCGATGACTGTCATCTGACCTCTCAGGCAATACTGGCTCACAGGCTATCAATTTCCCCCCTGCTGGCAAGGCCTCGTTACACTTTTTCATTATCTGCTTCACTTCATTGTCACTCCATGTCGTTAATACCCACTGCATGCACCACAATACCTTAACACTTGATCACACATGCACCAAATGCTAAACAAGGATCAATTGCTTATAGCTAGCGGGTTATCTTAGACCAGAAACAAGGATCAATTGCTTAAAGGGAGACTGTGAAACTATCAAATGAGAGAGTAGGTTCGGTTTGTTCTTATAGACATCGGCTCTTAATCATACGTATACACATAAGAAATTTAGTAATGCCTTTTTGATAGAAAAATCAGCATGGTTGGATAAAATAACATACAAACAAGTTAATTACTGCTCAAATATATAGCAACATTTTCATACAGATTTGTGGTTCTCATTCTTAATTCACAAACTCACTACCTTGTACCATCAAAACAAGCAGTAGCAAagataatatattaaaaggcctCAGTTCCAAAGTTCCAACCAAATCTCATACCATGTGATCATTGTGATGCATAGCATGTGGGAATTTCCATTTTTCTACTACATCTAGCATGTGGAACACTGCGATAATGATAATATGCAGACAGCTTCTAGAATGGTTTAATAATAGGAAGGAATACAAAATATAGAATGGATTTACATTTCAGTTATGTGATATAAGCATGCTTGATTCAGAGAAGATAAACAAAGACATGAATTAGATGCTAAGCAGAAGAGGTTATGGATGTATAAAAAAGAAACAATGAAGAGGAAGTACCTTCATGAAGATTGCATCACCGCAAGGAATCGATTTGAACATGTCTCCGCCCACATGAGTCACACCTACACTTACAACAACAAACCCTTTAAAAACAAGGATTACTTTCACTCCGTAGTAGGAGTAATTTACTTTCTATTTTTCTGATTAGGGACACTTTATTCATATATTGTGATTCAACCTAAAAAGATTCGAAACGATCAACAATCGATCACAATGATTTATCACTCGAATAACTCCTTCTAAAACTAATAAATTACCAATAATTGTATCATTATAAtttaaaaacaacaaaaatctCACCTGTGATTAGAGGAGCTTGAGCAACAACTTCCGGAAGATCAAAGTTAATCCCTTCCTTAATACACTCATATTTACTCATAATCATCTTTACACAATCACCAGCACTCCCACCCACATCCACCAACCTCTTCACCCCATCAAACCCATCATACCCACCACCAACCACCGCCTTCATAAACGGAACTGACACCCCCGCCATCGCCCGCTGCATCAGCACATTCATTTCCTCACTCCTCCCGTAGTAATCGTACGCCGGCTCCCCATTCGCCACCTCGAATGGGGTCTTAGATGTGGGCCCTTTCACCGCATGGTCCACCAGCGTCCACCCCCGCACCAGCGCGTCTTGGTGGTGCTGTAGCACATACTCCCCGTAAGACAACCCGTCGCCATCGCCTTCTACCAAAGTCCGTCCGACCTCCGTCAATGAAAAACGCCTCATATTTTCTCCGGAGATAGGAGGATGTTCGGAAAACACGCCGTAGGTAGTGAGAAGGCGAAGGAGGCGGCCGAGGTTGTCGGCGTCGGCGTGGGGGTTGTTGGGGAGGATGAGAGGGATGATCTCGGCGGCGGTAAGAGGGGTGTTGGCGCCGGAAGACCATATTGCGGTGGGAACTTTGAGGCGTACAACGGCGTTTAGCGCCATGGGAATGCTTATCATGTTGGCTAACTCCATGATGGCTAGCCGAGCTTGGTTTCTGGACTCGGATGTTTCATCAATCTCTGCCTGTGGTGCTGTGGTGGTGGGTTTTTCCGGGGACATTTTCTCTCTCGTGGGAGGGAATTGGTGGCAAAGAATTTGGGCGTGCTAAAATGAGGACGGACTGACGGAGAAGAGGAGAGATTTTCAGATGCTGTATGAACAGTGAAGTTGTGTCATCCAATAAATCCACATGGGGTAGTGAGCTATTGCTGACTGGATAAAAAACCCATAAAACACCACCAATGTAACTTTGCACGTGACTGTTTGGTTAACACTGGTTAACAAAACATAAGgtgtataatatttttttttggtaaataataatgatatattATTACCAAGGAAACCAGCTAGAGAACTAGCAACAAACAAACTGGCACACCAGCCAACAGTACAACACAaccaacacaaaaaaaaaagccaATAGCAGCCAACAACACAGCCAACAAGCCTACAAAACTAGACTAACAATAAAGCTTTTTGGTTATCAGAAGCTCTACAATCCACACTATATTTGATCTCTTTCAGCATATTTTTGAGGGCTTCTACAAATCTGAGTGAACACCTTGGCATTTCTGTTGCAACCATATTCCATAGATGCATTCAGCCAAGAACATTAGTAACAGCTTGAACCTATCACTACTTCACTAGTTCTCTTAGCAGCTCGAATCATTCAAGTCAATTCTGAGTTAAACTGACCCACTGGTCTATAAAAGTGCAAGCTAGTCAGAACATGAGACCAGATAGCAGCAGAGTATCCACATTCAAAGAAGAGATGTTGCACAGACTCATGACTACAACAATACAAGGGACAAACATTGTTATTCACCACCTTCCAAGTAAGCAACCTATCCAGAGTAGGTAATCTACCCCAAATAGTCACCCAAGAAATGAACAGACTTTTTGGAGAAGCTTGATTATGCCAGATTAGCCTTCTCCACCTAACTTTCTCACAAGGACCCATCAGCAGTTGGTACATTGTTTTGATGGAGAAATTTTCCTGCTTGCAAATAACATTCCATCCACCAATATCATCAACCAGATTCTAGGAAGTCATAATCTTCCTCAAAGGCGAGGATGTAGAAGCATGCCAATGGGCATCACTAATAGCTCTACCTTTGATATAATAAGTGTGAACCCACTTACACCACAATTTATCTTTCTTATGGGTAATAGGCTAATAGCCCATAACAACTTAGCCACTGCAGCCTTATTCCATAAACACACATTCTTGAGGTTAAGACCCCTGCACACTTAGGCAAACACATAGTGTGCCAAGCCACAAGAACTTTCTTTGAAGGATCAGTGTTACCAGTCCGCAAAAGGATCCTACGGAAACTTTGAATTTCCTTGATGACTTTTTTAGGCATAATAAAAATTTGGCACCAAAAAGACTGCAAACTCGGAAGAATAGTTTGAACAAGCGGAAGTCTGCCTGCACAGGAGAGATGCTTAGATGTCCAAGTTTTGGCTCTTGCAACCACCTTACCAATCAATGGTTTACACTGGTTGTACATCAGTTTCCTGGTTGAGAGAGGCACACCAAGATATCTGAAGGGAAAATTCCCCTCAGGAATATTGACAACACCAATCATAGTAGCTTTATCTAGACCATAGACCCCCCCCCAACATAGATGTTACTCTTCTCCATGTTTGCCTCCAACCCTGAAGCCAAAGAAAACTGATTGAAAGCAGCCAGTAGAATAGAGATAGAGACAGAATCAGCTCTACAAAACATAAGCAGATCATCAACAAACAGCATATGAGTGAGGGCCAATTTCTCACACTCTGGTGAAAATTGAAATCGGGTTGGTGTTGTAATTGTTGCAGATGTCTAGAAAGATATTCCATACCCATAGCAAAGAGGAAAGGAGACATAGGATCACCTTGTCTCAAACCCTTTTTAGCTCTAAAGGGTGTACTAGGCTTACCATTGATTAAAATACTATAGGAGACAGTTAAAATGCAGGTGAACACCCAATCAGCAAAGCACTTAGGGAAACCATCTCAAGCATAACATTGTACAAAAATACTCACTCAATAGAGTCATACGCCTGCTACAGATCAATTTTGAGCATACATCTAGGGGAGAGATGAGCTCTAGTGTAGCGTTTGATAAGTTCAGTAGCAAGAAGGATATTATCTGAAATCAACCTCTCAGGGATGAAACCAGACTGGCATTCACTAACAACTTGTCCAATCACCCCTTGCATTCTAGCAGTTAGGATTTCGGAGACAAGTTTATAAACCACATTACAGCATGCAATTGGCCTGTAGTCTTTAACTTTGGTAGGATATTGAATTTTAGGAATGAGGGTGATGGAGGTACATTTATACTAGGGGAGCATAGTGTTGGTACTGAAGAATTCCTTCACTGCCTTGTAAATATCCTGCTTAGTGATGGGCCAAGATTTCTTAAAGAAGACTGCATTGAGTCCATCAGGGCCAGGAGCTTTGTCATTACCAATCCCCTTAATTGCTAGATCAATTTCCTCATTTGTAACATCTTTACATAGATCTCTTTTGGCAGAATTAGTGAGCCTAGGACCACTTCTCACAGTAGGGATATGAATAGAAGGAAGAGAGGAAGCTGAGGTGCCAAGAAGCTTCTCGTAGAACGCCAAGATTTCAGACTAAATAAGACCAGGTTCCACCAGTTTAGTACCACTATCATCATATAAAATAGAAATTCTATTTAACCTGGCCCTTTCCTTCACAGTGGAAAAGAAAAATTGGTTATTAGAATCTCCAAGTTGCAACCATTGAATCCTGGAATTTTGTCTCAAAGATATCTCATCAACCcttagccatttcctgagattCTCAACACAAACAACTTCTTTAACCAACAACTCAGGGAGAGAGGCTGCTTGGAAAGCATTCTGAACTTCATCTAGCTCACTCCTAGCCTGATTAATCCTGCCAGTGATACCAGAAAGTTCTTCTATGTGTAATCTCTTGAGGGAAATCTTAACCTCTTTCAGCTTACACTAAAGCTTGAACATAGAGGAACCAGTGACAGTAGACTCATTCCAGACAGTCTGAATGGTAGAAGTGAACTTACTGTGCTCAACAAGGTAATTAAGAAACCTAAAAGGTCTACCACCTTTAGGTTTATCAAGGAGGCAATTAATCAACAGGGGATAATGGTCAGAAATGGAAGGGTTCAGGTAGTCCACATGAACACTACTGTACTTATGAATCCAATCTGCATTCCCCAAACACCAATCAATCCTACTAGCTATCTTACCATCACCAATACCCGTGTGCCAAGAAAAATAGTGGCCAACACTCTTAAGAGGGAAAAGACCAGCAACAGtgataaaatcatcaaaatcttTGACTTCCATTACAAACACATGGTATCCATTGATCCTGTCAGCTTCACATAATGGTGAATTAAAATCACCAGTAATGAGCCAAAGGTAACTACCAACACTTGTAGCAAGAGTTAAAAGGAAGCTCCACATATCTTTCCCGGTGTCTATGGTATGCAGAATATACACCATAGTAACAAACAAAGAGGCCAAACCAGCTCTATCTCTAACAACACAATGAATAAATTATTCATGCACAGTAAGAACATGAACATATACTTCTAGATACTGCCACCCATTCCAGATTCTACCTCTAGGATTCATGGTGTCACCCATTTCCAGTGTCTACCAAACTTATGAGTAACTTTAGCAAAATTATTAACCTTTACTCTAGTTTCTAGTAAAGCAATAAACTGAACATTATGCAAATTGATCAAATATTTTACCTCAGGGACCTTAATAGGGTCATTAAGTCCCCTCACATTCCAACTGCAGATGTTAACCTTCTTCATTGGGGGGTTCAGGTTGGTTACTCTTATCCACTTCCTCATGCTCCAAATCTCCACCAGAAATCTCTTTGAACTCTAACTCCCCAGAAAGCACACTGAAAGGGTTATTAGGGCTCAAAGTCCTCATTTTAGAGAACCCTTTAGTTCTCCTTGCCACAATCTTCCATGGATTTGGTTCAGTCACCACTGAGCCATTACAGGGGGGTATGCACACCAGGAGGATCATTATTTTGCTTATGTTGCTGGCTAACCACTACTTGCACTTTTTGAGTTACTTTAGGAACCCAAACGTTTTTGGTTACTGGCTTTGAGGCTGGTGGAACAACCTTCTTTTCACAATCATGTCCTGCAGTACAACATATATACTTCACAGTTTGCTGGCTTCCAATCATATCTCACATCTTGTTTGAAAATCCTTCCAGAAGAATCCTCAATCCAAACATGGTCAGGCAAGGGGGTGGTGATGTCCATCTCAATCAAAACTCTGGCAAATGAGACTCTATCTTGCCTAGTTGTGCACTCATCCTCAAACAAGGGTACTCCCAACAAACTGCTAATTCTACTCAAAGCTTCACTCCGCCAGCAATTAAGAGGTAAGTTGGGAAACTTCACCCACAAGGGAATTACCTTAAGAACCTCCTCATAGAAATTGAAATCAACTGTCCAAGGCTTAATGATTATAGGTTTCCCATATAACGAGTAAGGTCCACCTGAAATAATCTGATTCATATCCTCTATATTCTTAAACTTGATGATGAAGTAACCATCATCATGGAAAAATACATGTAGTTGAGTAACTGAATTGCACACACCCTCcatgaatctcttcacataagCAATAGTGGGAGAGTCACCCACTACATACATCACCATTGAGGATTGCCACTTCTCAGTTTAAACATCCAATTCATTCTGTTTTAGTTGTGCTATTTTCCTTCCCTCCTGAATCACAAGGGTAACAAAAGACAAAGAGGCCCCTTTTGCCGCCATTTTAGACCCAATGAACAAGTTCTTCCAGGGTTCCTTAGGAGCAACCATAGGTTCCACTACTTCAGGGGTCATAGGATTATCAACAATGGTAATACCCTCCCCATTACCTTgattttgcttgggatttccaATCAAAAGATCATTACCCACAAGCCCAAATTAAGGTACTGGATAGTATTATGAAGTTTTCGAGAAATCATACCAGCCGTGGGGTGAACGAGCTGAGAGGAGAGTGAATCAGTTCCTCGCCATCAGAGTAAAAAACCAGAGCATTGTTATCTGGGTATGAAATTTGGTCACCATTTTGGTGGAAATTGGTATCTGAAGTACGTGAAATCAATGAAGAAGCATTCGTAGAAACTTTCGCAGTAACATTATTAGGCGAAGCTTTCTTCTTATTCTCCATCAAATGGAGGGTGGCGTACGTTAGTGAGAAGCCCTTAACATGCGCCCAAGCTCgagagggaagagagagaaaaagcgAAGAAATCATTGTGtataatatatttattatacatcaagataatttttacttaatttttttttataatttttacctaATTTTGTATGGGtaattttaatatattttgattattttttattataaataaaaagttgatagataaaattttaaagggttaaagattaattttatacattagtgattttgaaaaaaaaattattacaatacaaaaaattattactaaaagtaaataaattttACATATAAATTGTCTTTTAACACATCTTAACTACATGATGGACGAAAATGTTATGTGAATTAATGGAAAATAAGGGGAAATGGTAGCTTATATACATGAAAATCGTGGCAGAAGAgaaggaaataaaaaaatatagtcgttgAAATGGGTTCGCGGAACGATTCCGTCCATTTCACCATCAAGCTAGCTAAGTATCTGTTTTCGAAAAACTCAATTTTAAtcaaacaatgacacttcattttaatcctttaggacttgtgatcaaacaaagaactcaagtgatattactcccattgttccttctcaatatactattaacccgacattgccagtTAACAAGCAGAGTGTGCATAaggcacgaatagtccttagttcaattcacatagacttcccAAACATACCCTACAACGGGGTAGAATAAATAGTGCAACAAGGCACAATTACTTGgttcaaagtatgctagacattccgtacaatagcataaacataatccttgcatgtgaaacactcatacatgtatataaacttgaacaacatgcttgacataattcagcgATTATAAATGCTCACAACATGACTGTTCACATAGGCTTCATAATTCAACAATAaaccataacatgcttgttcacaacgTCAAACATGAACTCAATAATACTTCaagtcacatgattcacaaataATAATCATCACATAATCCTCATGTAATCAGTGGTCACCTTAGGCATGTACGTACCTCGAatatctaagtacgggggccactttgcgaaCCAAGGCTCTAGATTAGAAAACTcctcctatcattaaaataatgaaattcagTTATTAtccattttcattaaattttcagcaactttttttagttttaaaacacttgaattaattagaaattaatcgttcattaataaaaaaatagtcctaattaatcgtttaaaaccctagcatgaaattaatttcatgcttaaaACCATTACAAAATCGACGATTTAAGTCTTtaaaacgaatctgaaaattataattgattatcattatTAAAATCGTCatctaattatgataatcaattagtCATTAGGTTCACATTAAAACCccaatcatagtttgtaattaaaaccattaaaactaataacaATAGaagttttaatatatatttcaaatctgaaaattataatacttcaattcaaaacattcttcaataattcaaacatacaaatcatcaaaattcggtgttcataaccgatctcatcatttaaattaatcaaaaaccaataataataatataatttaaaatacagaattgaaatagaataggtaaggaagaagagaattataccaaaccggcctatagcacggtacaatcacgaTTTCAATGTGATTGGCCGCAAAGGATCAAAATATACGGAGTGTAgtacacacacaacacacgttGGTGTGTGTATTGCGTGCGGTGCAAGCACGGAGGGGACAGTAGTGCTCGGCGAGGGCACGAGCAAGGAGAGGCGAGTGAGGGATGGGCGACGAGGGTCAGACAGCGACGCAACAACGAcaaacaacaacagcagcacaCAACAACACGCTAGGTACGATGTTGTGCGAGTGAGGGCAACGAGAGAGCGAGCAAAAGAGTGTGGGTGTGTGAGGCCGTGCGAGAGAGGCAGCAGCGGCACGAGGGGAGAGGGCGAGTGGCAAGTGTGTTCGGAGGCACGATCCACAAGAAGCAGTGACGAGGCACGATGCTGTGCTCGgctggctgtgcgcgggcaAGCAAAGAAAGGGAGAGATAGAAAAAGAAGAATTACTGTTGCAGGATTTTAGAACGCtcattatgaaggaaataatgcccttggtccaagtatgcattctatgataagtctaataaatgcggttcagtattaattaaacaagttaataattcagtgagatcaagtgagctgaatgcctagctagaggccgcttcagttcaagtggaattaatgatattaatccacagcttactcttgactgaacccgtagggtcacacaaatagtacgtaaacggatcaagtatttaatggcattaaatactccatctatggatattcggaatcgacggatcttggtttcagtgggagctgagatcgtcacaggcaagaaatgaatactccggaaacgatgatattgccggaaacggaaatatggatcgtatcggaaatataaatattatccaagtcgtagatgttgccggaaacggaaacatggtacatatcgggaaatattattggaaatagaaatattgccggaatcggaaatattgccggaaacggaaatattgtctgaatcggaaatattatcggaatcggaaaataattccggaaacggaaatattaaatatttgttcgaaacggaaattaattccggaatcggaaatgttaaatattgttcgtatcggaaatgaattccggaatcggaaaattaatcggaagcgcgtcgtacgaattagcatcggacgagcttgctagacgaaggcccagcacgaagccaggcccacgtccagcaagggaaacgcgcgccacaacacgccagcccaaggctgcgccaggcccaccgcaaggcaggcccagcgcgcgcccaaggctgcggtag contains:
- the LOC110788577 gene encoding nicotinate N-methyltransferase 1, which translates into the protein MSPEKPTTTAPQAEIDETSESRNQARLAIMELANMISIPMALNAVVRLKVPTAIWSSGANTPLTAAEIIPLILPNNPHADADNLGRLLRLLTTYGVFSEHPPISGENMRRFSLTEVGRTLVEGDGDGLSYGEYVLQHHQDALVRGWTLVDHAVKGPTSKTPFEVANGEPAYDYYGRSEEMNVLMQRAMAGVSVPFMKAVVGGGYDGFDGVKRLVDVGGSAGDCVKMIMSKYECIKEGINFDLPEVVAQAPLITGVTHVGGDMFKSIPCGDAIFMKWVLTTWSDNEVKQIMKKCNEALPAGGKLIACEPVLPERSDDSHRTRALLSGDIFVMTIYGAKGRHRMEEEYRQLGISVGFPHFRAVHIDYFFTILEFQK
- the LOC130461439 gene encoding uncharacterized protein, which translates into the protein MQGVIGQVVSECQSGFIPERLISDNILLATELIKRYTRAHLSPRCMLKIDLILINGKPSTPFRAKKGLRQGDPMSPFLFAMECEKLALTHMLFVDDLLMFCRADSVSISILLAAFNQFSLASGYLGVPLSTRKLMYNQCKPLIGKVVARAKTWTSKHLSCAGRLPLVQTILPSLQSFWGLNLKNVCLWNKAAVAKLLWAISLLPIRKINCGVSGFTLIISKENFSIKTMYQLLMGPCEKVRWRRLIWHNQASPKSLFISWVTIWGRLPTLDRLLTWKVVNNNVCPLYCCSHESVQHLFFECGYSAAIWSHVLTSLHFYRPVEMPRCSLRFVEALKNMLKEIKYSVDCRASDNQKALLLV
- the LOC110788583 gene encoding uncharacterized protein — encoded protein: MILLVCIPPCNGSVVTEPNPWKIVARRTKGFSKMRTLSPNNPFSVLSGELEFKEISGGDLEHEEVDKSNQPEPPNEEDTGKDMWSFLLTLATSVGSYLWLITGDFNSPLCEADRINGYHVFVMEVKDFDDFITVAGLFPLKSVGHYFSWHTGIGDGKIASRIDWCLGNADWIHKYSSVHVDYLNPSISDHYPLLINCLLDKPKGGRPFRFLNYLVEHSKFTSTIQTCKLKEVKISLKRLHIEELSGITGRINQARSELDEVQNAFQAASLPELLVKEVVCVENLRKWLRVDEISLRQNSRIQWLQLGDSNNQFFFSTSEILAFYEKLLGTSASSLPSIHIPTVRSGPRLTNSAKRDLCKDVTNEEIDLAIKGIGNDKAPGPDGLNAVFFKKSWPITKQDIYKAVKEFFSTNTMLP
- the LOC110788584 gene encoding uncharacterized protein, giving the protein MVMYVVGDSPTIAYVKRFMEGVCNSVTQLHVFFHDDGYFIIKFKNIEDMNQIISGGPYSLYGKPIIIKPWTVDFNFYEEVLKVIPLWVKFPNLPLNCWRSEALSRISSLLGVPLFEDECTTRQDRVSFARVLIEMDITTPLPDHVWIEDSSGRIFKQDVRYDWKPANCEVYMLYCRT